The following proteins come from a genomic window of Deinococcus sedimenti:
- a CDS encoding TerD family protein has protein sequence MITLSRGQKTPLSDLTSSTQLTVNVQAGLTGTDIAVFGLDAQGRLSDDRFMTFYNQPESPQGAVRWQQQGDRTTFQIDLARLPASITRLVLTATHDDQAVGQSPTLTVELPGAVFNARDGLANERAVMLAELYQHPPAPGGPWRVAAVSQGFDGGLRRLLEHFGGQAAEDEPAPAPVEPQAAAPVPSPAPPSAPTPAQSSLPSTAGGKVSLSKGQSVSLLKRGGAPLTTIFLGLGWDPATHGRNVDLDASCIVYDASGRDIDKVWFMSKSGQRGAVRHSGDNLTGHGRGDDERIAVDLTKLSPDATHLLLTINSFQGQAFSQVRNAYCRVVDSAGDTELARFDLGAGGPHTGMFMARISRTTHGWIFTALGLPGKGATVRAMIQPGRALLTASP, from the coding sequence ATGATCACCCTCTCACGCGGACAGAAAACGCCCCTCTCGGACCTGACCTCCAGCACGCAGCTCACCGTAAACGTCCAGGCGGGCCTCACCGGTACAGATATCGCGGTTTTCGGTTTGGACGCGCAAGGCCGACTCTCGGACGACCGGTTCATGACGTTCTACAACCAGCCCGAGTCCCCACAGGGCGCCGTGCGCTGGCAGCAACAGGGCGACCGGACCACCTTCCAGATTGACCTGGCGCGGCTACCCGCCAGCATCACCCGCCTGGTGCTCACCGCCACCCATGACGACCAGGCGGTGGGGCAATCCCCCACGCTGACCGTCGAACTGCCCGGTGCAGTCTTCAACGCCCGTGACGGCCTGGCCAACGAACGCGCGGTGATGCTCGCCGAGCTCTACCAGCATCCCCCGGCCCCTGGCGGCCCCTGGCGGGTCGCGGCGGTGTCACAGGGCTTTGACGGCGGCCTGCGGCGTCTGCTGGAACACTTTGGCGGGCAGGCGGCCGAGGACGAGCCCGCCCCCGCGCCCGTCGAGCCGCAAGCGGCAGCGCCCGTCCCCTCCCCCGCGCCGCCCAGCGCCCCGACCCCGGCTCAGAGCAGCCTGCCCTCCACAGCCGGGGGCAAGGTCAGTCTGAGCAAAGGGCAAAGCGTGAGCCTCCTGAAGCGCGGTGGGGCGCCCCTCACCACGATCTTCCTCGGGCTCGGCTGGGACCCGGCCACCCATGGGCGGAATGTCGATCTGGACGCCAGCTGCATCGTGTATGACGCCTCCGGCCGGGACATCGATAAGGTCTGGTTCATGAGCAAATCCGGCCAGCGCGGCGCCGTCCGGCACTCCGGGGACAACCTCACCGGGCACGGCCGAGGGGACGACGAGCGCATCGCCGTGGACCTGACCAAACTCAGTCCCGACGCCACCCACCTGCTCCTGACCATCAACTCCTTCCAGGGCCAGGCCTTCTCTCAAGTGCGCAACGCCTACTGCCGGGTGGTGGACAGCGCCGGTGACACGGAACTCGCCCGCTTTGACCTGGGCGCCGGGGGGCCGCACACCGGCATGTTCATGGCCCGGATCTCCCGCACCACCCACGGGTGGATTTTCACCGCCCTGGGCCTGCCCGGGAAGGGCGCCACCGTGCGCGCCATGATCCAGCCGGGCCGCGCCCTGCTCACAGCGTCCCCATGA